CCACAAGGTTGCAGTTGGAACTTAAATTGGAGTGGCTGGGCCCCACGGAAATTGATCAATTTTTACCCCGCATTACCTTTCCGATTAGGCGACATGCAAGTGCCATTAGCTCGTTAAGTGGGAGCTATATATATGGCAGGTGGGTGACCAAACCCAACCAAGTTGCCGAAATGGGCTTCCACGTGGGACGACAGCTGCTGCTCTCCGGGCTCCTGCTGGTGATGCTGCAAGTGGTGACCCAATCGCAGGCCAGGCCACAGGTGACTAACGAGGATAAGCCTTGCAAATCTGATTGTTCCACCTCATCTCCAGGACGTGATCACGGTGGCCGAGGAGACTGAGGTGGTGGTCAAGCAGGAGGgcgatggcaatggcaatggcgatggcgatgacgACGACTCCTCCTCCGAGGAAACGGTTGAGGATTCGGACGAAAACAGACGCCGGCGACGGGAGGTGGACGCGGAGAACACCCCCTCGTCTCGAGCGGGCATTCCAGGTTTGCCAGACCCGGCCACCATAATCAAGATCGCTGAGCTTTTTCAATCCGTAGGCGAGCAAGTGGTCCCCATTCTATTGGAAGCCATCCTGCCCAGCGTGGATGAAGTGGGCGATCGATTCGCAAGGTCCCTGCACTTCCTGAAAAACTTTAACTCCGGTCTGGATGCGTCTGCCACCGAAAAGAACGCATAGCTCAGAAAACTGAGGGGCGACAGTAATTGAATGAACTGAACCGGAAattgtttggctttgttttcTGGAGAGTGTTTGGCCTACAAATAGTGACTTAGATTAGGGTATTAGTTGGTTGTTCAGCTGAAA
This genomic window from Drosophila gunungcola strain Sukarami chromosome 3R, Dgunungcola_SK_2, whole genome shotgun sequence contains:
- the LOC128252942 gene encoding antennal-specific protein OS-C isoform X1; this translates as MGFHVGRQLLLSGLLLVMLQVVTQSQARPQDVITVAEETEVVVKQEGDGNGNGDGDDDDSSSEETVEDSDENRRRRREVDAENTPSSRAGIPGLPDPATIIKIAELFQSVGEQVVPILLEAILPSVDEVGDRFARSLHFLKNFNSGLDASATEKNA
- the LOC128252942 gene encoding antennal-specific protein OS-C isoform X2 — its product is MGFHVGRQLLLSGLLLVMLQVVTQSQARPQDVITVAEETEVVVKQEGDGNGNGDGDDDDSSSEETVEDSDENRRRRREVDAENTPSSRAGIPGEQVVPILLEAILPSVDEVGDRFARSLHFLKNFNSGLDASATEKNA